In Crinalium epipsammum PCC 9333, the following are encoded in one genomic region:
- a CDS encoding helicase C-terminal domain-containing protein, translating to MIEVEVHSSLRALLRFAKSNTEKLPPGLVTDWPHHLTMARLVARALRLGRSALIQTGVPTGNPYGRYRLSYLAPALLWKEAVILVTPESTQQRLIEVEIPQLQQWLQTDKVIHTGSHLPDKGFQGLLLTSPESWLADQLCGDQSFPLGIPTIIDGADDLEAWAREQLTTCIQPSDWDELMEAFPKLADSIRDARVRLTKAIFQHPANPYECYLIEPPEQDILRSLAQKLQIAVVENSKLNLPAAWQNFGQRWQTEAPLMWASVARSLLQFSLYSSPLEVATALSKVWSQQPLVLIGGALEIDSEAPVYRQQLGLPDLTCLKFSPDRQSELIQLYVPDKLPMPNTPQFQEALIRQICILLATVLLDPHSPDIKKPIVILVGDVPLKAQVATILASEFGSRVQVEDTNVDSTGILISGWEFWRQHQSFLPSPQMLIIATLPIPSLEDPLVAGRVTYYKQRSQDWFRLYLLPAAIRELQRAIAPVRESQGVVAILDNRVNHRSYGQQVLTALSPLARINYPDTNWFRQ from the coding sequence GTGATTGAGGTAGAAGTACATTCTTCCCTGCGTGCCTTGCTGCGATTTGCCAAGAGCAACACTGAGAAGCTACCACCTGGGCTGGTTACTGACTGGCCTCATCATTTAACAATGGCGCGACTGGTAGCACGGGCGCTACGACTAGGGCGTTCTGCACTAATTCAAACAGGGGTTCCAACTGGTAATCCTTACGGGCGCTATCGCTTGAGTTATTTAGCGCCCGCGTTGCTTTGGAAAGAAGCAGTAATTTTGGTTACACCAGAATCTACACAGCAGCGATTAATTGAGGTGGAAATTCCCCAACTGCAACAGTGGCTTCAGACCGACAAAGTGATCCACACAGGCTCACACTTGCCTGATAAAGGCTTTCAGGGGTTGCTGCTCACTTCACCCGAATCTTGGTTAGCCGATCAACTTTGCGGGGATCAATCATTTCCCCTGGGTATTCCTACAATCATTGATGGTGCTGATGATTTAGAAGCATGGGCGCGTGAGCAGCTTACAACCTGTATCCAGCCTAGTGACTGGGATGAACTTATGGAAGCATTTCCAAAGCTGGCGGATTCAATTCGAGATGCCCGTGTACGCTTAACAAAAGCTATCTTTCAACATCCTGCAAATCCCTACGAATGTTATTTAATTGAGCCACCAGAGCAGGATATTTTGCGTTCTTTAGCTCAAAAACTCCAAATTGCTGTTGTTGAGAACAGTAAGTTAAACTTACCTGCGGCATGGCAAAATTTTGGGCAGCGTTGGCAAACAGAGGCTCCGTTGATGTGGGCATCAGTTGCGCGATCGCTCTTGCAATTTTCCCTCTACTCGAGCCCCTTAGAAGTAGCCACAGCCCTTAGTAAAGTATGGTCACAGCAACCCTTAGTGTTAATTGGAGGAGCATTAGAAATAGATTCAGAAGCACCTGTTTATCGGCAACAACTTGGTTTACCAGACTTAACTTGCTTGAAATTTTCACCCGATCGCCAAAGTGAATTAATCCAACTTTACGTGCCAGATAAGTTGCCGATGCCAAACACTCCTCAATTTCAAGAAGCTTTGATCAGACAAATCTGCATTTTGTTAGCAACTGTATTACTAGATCCCCATAGTCCTGACATTAAAAAACCAATCGTGATCTTGGTTGGGGATGTACCCCTTAAAGCACAGGTAGCGACAATTTTGGCATCTGAATTTGGTTCACGAGTGCAGGTTGAAGATACCAACGTAGATAGCACTGGTATTCTGATCAGTGGTTGGGAATTCTGGCGACAGCATCAAAGTTTTTTACCTTCTCCCCAAATGCTAATTATTGCCACGTTGCCGATTCCATCTTTAGAAGATCCCTTAGTTGCGGGTCGAGTAACTTACTATAAGCAACGTAGCCAAGATTGGTTTCGCTTATATCTGCTGCCAGCAGCAATTAGAGAATTACAACGTGCGATCGCCCCAGTCAGAGAATCACAAGGTGTCGTTGCCATTCTAGATAACCGTGTCAACCATCGCAGCTATGGACAGCAAGTTTTAACAGCCCTTAGCCCATTAGCACGGATTAACTATCCAGATACCAACTGGTTTAGACAGTAA
- a CDS encoding DUF1815 family protein — protein MFIRLADQHRQFVQDLVMNLQALATVLEQRGYLASCYTCGNQMNSASFMVSLGDNHLIRFLVSDYGITWTEMRDDRELMKLEGAEAISQLQDLANLVTYSIKPSEVRSPVTQRC, from the coding sequence GTGTTTATACGACTTGCAGATCAACACCGTCAATTTGTACAGGATTTGGTGATGAACCTCCAAGCCCTAGCAACAGTGCTAGAACAGCGAGGTTATTTAGCATCCTGCTACACTTGCGGCAACCAAATGAATAGCGCCTCGTTTATGGTGAGCTTGGGGGATAATCATCTGATTCGCTTTTTAGTATCAGATTATGGTATTACCTGGACAGAAATGCGGGACGACAGAGAACTAATGAAGCTAGAAGGTGCTGAAGCCATTAGTCAGTTACAGGATTTAGCAAATTTAGTCACATATTCCATTAAACCTTCGGAAGTTCGCTCCCCAGTGACACAGAGGTGCTAA
- a CDS encoding DUF2839 domain-containing protein, whose product MGEAKRRKEALAEKYGQKEKIFPWLPITKGQGEQFVNWSTQGAWIGIGFLIVYWIVIRFVGPAFGWWQIE is encoded by the coding sequence ATGGGTGAAGCAAAGCGTCGTAAAGAAGCATTAGCAGAAAAATACGGTCAAAAAGAAAAAATCTTTCCGTGGCTGCCAATTACTAAAGGTCAAGGAGAACAGTTTGTTAACTGGAGTACCCAAGGCGCTTGGATTGGAATTGGCTTCCTCATCGTTTACTGGATAGTCATCCGATTTGTTGGACCAGCATTCGGCTGGTGGCAAATCGAATAA
- a CDS encoding alpha/beta fold hydrolase has protein sequence MQPYSASLDLGWQHQFIETNNIRLHCVTQGQGDLVLLLHGFPEFWYSWRHQIPALARHFKVVVPDLRGYNYSDKPKTGYDLDTLSTDIQGLIESLGYVKAHIAGHDWGGAIAWNLAQKFPNVINHLAVLNAPHPQRFLHELSNNLDQLRRSWYVLAFQIPGLPEWVIQQNIKNFVKDVFRGLAVRKGAFSAEDNQIYQEALEKPGVIAAAVSYYRQLLTPQNWLHNWNHQPIPVTVPTLVLWSEEDSLLSQKLTQGMEKLISAPFQLKFVPHCGHWMQQEVPQTVNRELLNFFRSAN, from the coding sequence ATGCAACCGTATAGTGCATCTCTGGATTTAGGCTGGCAACATCAGTTTATTGAAACAAATAATATTCGCTTACACTGTGTCACTCAAGGGCAAGGAGATTTAGTTTTACTCCTGCATGGGTTTCCAGAGTTTTGGTATTCATGGCGACATCAAATTCCAGCTTTAGCTCGTCATTTTAAGGTTGTAGTTCCAGATTTACGTGGATATAACTATTCCGACAAACCTAAAACTGGCTATGACTTAGATACCTTGAGTACAGATATCCAGGGTTTAATTGAAAGTTTAGGATATGTTAAAGCTCATATAGCTGGGCATGATTGGGGTGGTGCGATCGCCTGGAATTTAGCACAAAAGTTTCCTAATGTAATCAATCACTTGGCTGTGTTAAATGCACCACATCCACAGCGTTTTTTGCATGAATTAAGTAATAATTTAGATCAACTGCGTCGTAGTTGGTATGTTTTAGCATTTCAAATTCCTGGTTTACCAGAATGGGTAATTCAGCAAAACATCAAAAATTTTGTTAAAGATGTATTCCGAGGGTTGGCTGTTCGCAAAGGTGCTTTTAGTGCTGAAGATAATCAAATATATCAAGAAGCACTAGAGAAACCAGGTGTAATTGCTGCTGCGGTTAGCTACTATCGCCAACTGCTTACTCCTCAAAATTGGCTGCACAACTGGAATCACCAACCAATACCTGTAACAGTACCAACATTAGTTTTGTGGAGCGAAGAAGATTCCCTGTTAAGCCAAAAACTTACCCAGGGTATGGAAAAGTTGATCTCAGCACCCTTCCAACTAAAATTTGTACCGCATTGTGGTCACTGGATGCAGCAGGAAGTTCCCCAAACTGTCAATCGAGAACTGTTAAACTTTTTTCGATCAGCTAATTAA